The genomic stretch TGGCGCATTACCAGCGCTTCTGGGGCGAAAGCCTCGATCGCCTGGCCGCCCTGGTAGAGGAACAGCCGTGACCGACCCCACGAGCCTCACCCTGGTGCGCCGCCTGAAGGCGCCACCGGAGCGCGTCTGGCAGGCTTGGACGGACCCCGCCCTCATGCTGCGCTGGTTCGGCCCGCACCACACCCAGGCCGAGGCCGCGGAGGGCGAGTTGCGCCTCGGCGGCGGGTTTCGCGTCGTGCTGCGGGAGGATAATGGCGAGCGGCACGAGGCGCTGGGCCGCTACACCGAGATCACGCCGCCCACGCGTCTGGTCTTCGCCTGGAACTGGGCGAGCATGCCCGAGCGCGTTTCCCGCGTGACGGTCCAACTCCGCGCGGTGCCGGAAGGCACGGAACTTACCCTCACCCATGACCGCTTCGCCGATTCCGCCACCGCCACGCGCCATACGCGCGGCTGGACGGAATCGCTCGAAAAGCTGCTCGCCCTCATCGGGGCGGCGGCCTGACCCGCAGCAACACGGAGGAACAACGCCATGGACACGCAACTCGACACTGCCCACGACCTCGTCCTGACGCGGCGCCTGCCGGCCCCGCCCGAGGCCGTCTTCGCCGCCTGGACGGAAGCGGCGCAACTCCAGGACTGGTGGGGGCCACGCGGGATGACCGTCCCCGTGGCCCGGGTCGAGCTGCGCCCCGGCGGCGTGCATGAGGCCCCGATGCGCGACACCGAGGGCCGCGAATACCCCTGCCGCTTTACCATCCTTGAGGTGGCGGCACCGCATCGCATGGTCATGCGGACCGAGGGCGAGCCCTTCCCTGGCGCCACGCTTACCCTTGGCTTCGAGCCCGATCCGGCAGGCACGCGCCTGGACATCCTCTGGCGGCACCCCACCGCCGAGATGCGGGACCAGCACCGCGTCATGGGCTTCGCGCGCGGCTGGGGCGAGATGCTCGACAAGCTCACCGCGCATGTCGCCACCACGCGGGACGTCTGCCCGATGAGCCTCCCGCGCAGCGTGGAGCATGGCTGGCTGCACCGGCTGCTGGGCGAGTGGGCGTATGAAAACAGCTGCACCGCCCCCGATGGCCAGGAGATGACCGCCGCGGGGCGCGAGAGCTTCCGCTCCCTCGGCGGCTATTGGGTGGTGGGCGAGGCCGAGGGCACCATGCCCGGCGGCGGCCCCGCGCGCTGGATGCTGACCCTTGGTCATGACGGGACGCGGTTCCGCGGCAGCTGGGCCGGCTCGATGATGGGCCATCTCTTCGTCTATGCGGGCACGCTGTCCGAGGATGGGTCCACCCTCAGCCTGGACAGCGAAGGTCCCGGCTTCGATGGAACCGGCATGGCGCGCTATCGCGACGAGATCGAGATGGTGGATGACGACACCCGGCTGTTTCGCTCGCTGGTCCAGGGGCCGGACGGCGCCTGGACGCTGTTCATGAGCGGGACGTCGCGCCGCCTGCCGATGGCGGCCGCGCGATGAAGCTCAGCCCCTACCTTTTCCTCGACGGTCAGGCCGAGGCGGCGATCAGCCTTTATCAGCGCGTGCTGGGCGCCGAGGTCACGGTGCTGATGCGCTTCCGCGACAATCCGGAGCCCAATCCCATGGTCCCGCCCGGATCGGAGGAGAAGATCATGCATGCCGAGCTGCGGCTCGGCACCGATACCCTGCTGCTCTCCGATGGCATGGCCCAGGGAAAGCCACGCTTCGAAGGCAGCGCGCTCTCCATCACCGTGACGGATCCGGCGGAGGCGGCCCGCATCTTCGCGGCGATGGGCGAGGGCGGGCGGGTGCAGATGCCCCTGGGGCCCACCTTCTTTGCGCGGAGCTTCGGCATGGTGGCGGATCGCTTCGGGGTATCGTGGATGATCCTCGCGGCGTGAAGCGCGAGTCTGCGCCGAGGGCGGAACGGCGAAGCGGTGAAAGCCAGGCCCAGGGGTTGGCTGCTGTTCGGCCGCCCGCCACAAGCCCTGGGGCCCTGCTGGCGGGCCACTTTCTCTGCGCAGGTGGTCCGGCCGGGACAGTCGTGGCGTCAGATGCCGCGCGCAACCAGGATTGCGGGTTTCGGCCCGCCGGCCATCCAGTCCAGCAGCTCCACCGTATGCACCACGGGCAGCGCATCGCCGGCCAATTGCGTCATGCAGCCGATATTCCCCGCCGCGATCACATCGGCCCGGGTGCGATTAATGTTTTCCAGCTTGCGGGCACGCAATTGCCCGGCGATTTCGGGTTGCAGGATGTTATAGGTGCCGGCGCTGCCGCAGCAGATATGCCCCTCGGCCGGCTCCTTCACCGCGAAGCCGGCGCGCGTCAGCAGCTGCTTGGGCAGCGTCGTGATTTTCTGGCCATGCTGGAGGGAGCAGGCGGAATGATACGCCACCGTCACGCCGGGCTGCTCGCGCGTCGGCGCATAGGCGAATTTCTCCAGCACCTCCGTGATGTCCATCGCCAGGGCGGAGACCTGTGCGGCGGTGGCGGCCTCGGGCTCCTCGCGGAACATGAAGCCGTAATCCTTGAGCGTCGTGCCGCAGCCCGAGGCGTTCACCACGATGGCATCCAGCCCCCTGCCCGCCATTTCAGCCGACCAGGCAGCGATATTCGCGCGCGCCGCCGCCATTGCGGGGTCATGCTGGCCCATGTGGTGGGTCAGCGCGCCGCAGCAGCCCTGGCCCGGCGTGATCACCACCTCGATCCCCATGCGGGTCAGCAGGCGGATGGTGGCCTCGTTGATGGCGGGGTTCAGCACCTTCTGGGCGCAGCCGGTCAGCAGGCCGACGCGGCCGCGGCGGGGCCCTTGCGCGGGGTGGGTCTGCGCCTCCTGCATCGGGCTCGGTGGCGGCAATTCCGCCGGGGCCAGGGCCAGCATGCCGCGCAGCCGCTGGGCCGTCATGGACCGGCCGGGAATGAGGCGGCCCAGCGGGCGGGACAGCGCGGCCATGCGCAATGAAAACCGGAACAGCGCCGCGTTCGGCAGCACCCGGGCCAATACGGCGCGCAGCGCGCGCTCCGGCCAGGGGCGGGTATAGGTCTCCTCGATGTGGCGGCGCGCATGGTCCACCAGATGCATGTAGTTCACGCCCGAAGGGCAGGTCGTCATGCAGGACAGGCAGGAGAGGCAGCGATCCACATGCCGCACCTCCAGCTCGCTCGCCGGGCGGTCATTCTCCAGCATGTCCTTGATGAGGTAGATGCGGCCGCGCGGGGAATCCAGCTCATCGCCCAGCAGCAGGAAGGTCGGGCAGGTGGCGGTGCACATGCCGCAATGCACGCAGGTGCGCAGGATCCTGTTGGCTTCGGCCGTATCCGGATCGCGGAGCTGCTCGGCCGTGAAATGGGTCTGCATCTGGCGCCCTCCGGGTTCAGGTGTCACGCTGTACATGGCGGGGATTGGGCCGCAGGTGAAGGGTGGGAACTGCATGCTCGCGTTGGAAATTCTTGCCGCCCAGGGGCTGGCGGCGCTGGCGGGTCTCATCTTCTCGGTGCTGCTGCTGGCCTATGGCGGGGGCGTGCTGATCGGCCGCTGGCGCCAATCCAGCACGGAGGAGACGGTGGAGGCGACGAGCTTCGTCACCAACGGGCTGCTCGGGCTGCTGGCCTTCACCCTCGGCCTGACCATCGCGATGGCACAGGGGCGCTTCGAAGGCCGGCGCGCAACCTCACTGTCGGAAACCAATGCGATCGGCACCGCCTGGCTGCGCGCCAGCGCGTTTGACCATGTCCGCGCCGCCGAAATTGCCCGATTGCTGGAGGATTACACCCGCCTGCGCCGCGAATTTGTGGAGGCGCCGCTGCGCCTGGTCGAACTGGAGCGCCTGAACACCGAAACCAATCGCCTTCAGGCCCTCATGTGGGGCCATGTGGCCGCCATCACGCGTGAGCGCGCGGACCCGCTGACGGCCGCGCTCCAGGCCTCGTTGAATGACGTGTTTGACCAGACCTCGGCGCAGCGCTGGGCCTTCGCCGCACCCATCCCGGGGGAATTGCTCGTCTTCCTGATGGGCATGGGCGTGCTCACCATCGGCGCCATCGGCTATCAATTCGGCCTGAAACGCCTGGGGGAGCCGGTGATGGCCATATTGCTGGTGGCGGTATGGACTGGCGCCATGGTCCTGGTGGCGGACCTGGCCAGCGCGCGCTTCGGCGCGGTGCGGCCCA from Sediminicoccus sp. KRV36 encodes the following:
- a CDS encoding SRPBCC domain-containing protein — protein: MTDPTSLTLVRRLKAPPERVWQAWTDPALMLRWFGPHHTQAEAAEGELRLGGGFRVVLREDNGERHEALGRYTEITPPTRLVFAWNWASMPERVSRVTVQLRAVPEGTELTLTHDRFADSATATRHTRGWTESLEKLLALIGAAA
- a CDS encoding DUF1579 family protein, coding for MDTQLDTAHDLVLTRRLPAPPEAVFAAWTEAAQLQDWWGPRGMTVPVARVELRPGGVHEAPMRDTEGREYPCRFTILEVAAPHRMVMRTEGEPFPGATLTLGFEPDPAGTRLDILWRHPTAEMRDQHRVMGFARGWGEMLDKLTAHVATTRDVCPMSLPRSVEHGWLHRLLGEWAYENSCTAPDGQEMTAAGRESFRSLGGYWVVGEAEGTMPGGGPARWMLTLGHDGTRFRGSWAGSMMGHLFVYAGTLSEDGSTLSLDSEGPGFDGTGMARYRDEIEMVDDDTRLFRSLVQGPDGAWTLFMSGTSRRLPMAAAR
- a CDS encoding VOC family protein: MKLSPYLFLDGQAEAAISLYQRVLGAEVTVLMRFRDNPEPNPMVPPGSEEKIMHAELRLGTDTLLLSDGMAQGKPRFEGSALSITVTDPAEAARIFAAMGEGGRVQMPLGPTFFARSFGMVADRFGVSWMILAA
- the glcF gene encoding glycolate oxidase subunit GlcF — its product is MQTHFTAEQLRDPDTAEANRILRTCVHCGMCTATCPTFLLLGDELDSPRGRIYLIKDMLENDRPASELEVRHVDRCLSCLSCMTTCPSGVNYMHLVDHARRHIEETYTRPWPERALRAVLARVLPNAALFRFSLRMAALSRPLGRLIPGRSMTAQRLRGMLALAPAELPPPSPMQEAQTHPAQGPRRGRVGLLTGCAQKVLNPAINEATIRLLTRMGIEVVITPGQGCCGALTHHMGQHDPAMAAARANIAAWSAEMAGRGLDAIVVNASGCGTTLKDYGFMFREEPEAATAAQVSALAMDITEVLEKFAYAPTREQPGVTVAYHSACSLQHGQKITTLPKQLLTRAGFAVKEPAEGHICCGSAGTYNILQPEIAGQLRARKLENINRTRADVIAAGNIGCMTQLAGDALPVVHTVELLDWMAGGPKPAILVARGI